In a single window of the Prochlorococcus marinus XMU1408 genome:
- a CDS encoding tetratricopeptide repeat protein produces the protein MSKKSIGKAFILFFTVSFLIFKPLAIQAEELPEFLFEKALQESKDGDFIQAEKDWNLFLNRNPNDAAALSNRGNILLALGDPEGAIRDQSKAIEISPNDLDPYLNRGIAEEALKLWEEASSDYNYILKKNPKDVSALYNLGNVMGSMDNWIEAKRLFSKAASSNNGVAMAKSSEALAIYQLDDLELAEKKIRILIRKYPLFADARAALTALLWRKGFIGEAESNWAATAGLDIRYRDKKWLLNIRRWPPGPTNDLISFLALEDK, from the coding sequence ATGAGCAAAAAAAGTATCGGTAAAGCTTTCATTTTATTTTTTACAGTGAGTTTTTTGATATTTAAACCTTTGGCAATTCAGGCTGAGGAACTTCCTGAATTTTTATTTGAGAAAGCCCTTCAAGAAAGTAAAGATGGTGATTTTATTCAAGCTGAAAAAGATTGGAATTTATTTTTAAATAGAAATCCCAATGATGCGGCTGCTCTGAGTAACAGAGGTAATATTCTTCTTGCTCTTGGAGATCCGGAAGGTGCCATTAGAGATCAGAGCAAAGCTATAGAAATTTCTCCTAATGATTTGGACCCATACTTAAATCGTGGAATTGCGGAGGAAGCCTTGAAGCTTTGGGAGGAGGCTAGTAGTGATTACAACTACATTTTAAAGAAGAATCCTAAAGATGTTTCAGCTCTATATAACCTAGGCAACGTTATGGGATCTATGGATAATTGGATTGAAGCGAAGAGATTGTTTTCTAAAGCTGCTTCTTCAAACAATGGAGTTGCGATGGCTAAGTCGAGTGAGGCACTGGCAATCTATCAATTAGATGATCTAGAACTTGCAGAAAAAAAAATTCGAATATTAATTCGTAAATACCCATTATTCGCAGATGCAAGAGCAGCACTTACAGCGCTTCTATGGCGAAAAGGTTTTATAGGTGAAGCTGAAAGTAATTGGGCAGCAACGGCTGGACTAGATATAAGATACCGTGACAAAAAATGGCTGTTGAATATTCGCCGCTGGCCTCCAGGTCCGACAAATGATTTGATCTCATTTCTTGCTTTAGAGGATAAATGA
- the thiC gene encoding phosphomethylpyrimidine synthase ThiC, translating into MRNSWVASRKGKTNVSQMHFARKGEITEEMIYVAKRENLPESLVMEEVARGRMIIPANINHTNLEPMAIGIASKCKVNANIGASPNASDVNEELKKLELAVKYGADTLMDLSTGGVNLDEVRTAIINASPIPIGTVPVYQALESVHGSISRLTEDDFLHIIEKHCQQGVDYQTIHAGLLIEHLPKVKGRITGIVSRGGGILAQWMLYHYKQNPLFTRFDDICEIFKRYDCTFSLGDSLRPGCLHDASDEAQLAELKTLGELTRRAWEHDVQVMVEGPGHVPMDQIEFNVRKQMEECSEAPFYVLGPLVTDISPGYDHISSAIGAAMAGWYGTAMLCYVTPKEHLGLPNPEDVREGLIAYKIAAHAADVARHRSGARDRDDELSKARKEFDWNKQFELSLDPERAKQYHDETLPEEIFKKAEFCSMCGPNHCPMNTKISDEDLDKLDNQIKLKGAAELTPLKLNKEN; encoded by the coding sequence ATGCGTAATTCATGGGTTGCTTCTAGAAAAGGTAAAACTAATGTTTCTCAGATGCATTTTGCTCGCAAAGGCGAAATCACTGAGGAAATGATTTATGTGGCAAAACGTGAGAATCTTCCAGAGTCTTTAGTTATGGAAGAGGTCGCGCGAGGTCGGATGATTATTCCTGCAAATATTAACCATACGAACTTAGAACCCATGGCAATAGGTATTGCCTCCAAATGTAAAGTCAACGCAAACATTGGCGCTTCGCCAAATGCAAGTGATGTAAATGAAGAATTAAAGAAGCTTGAATTAGCAGTTAAGTATGGAGCAGATACTCTTATGGATCTTTCAACTGGAGGGGTTAATTTAGATGAAGTAAGAACTGCAATTATTAATGCCTCCCCTATCCCTATTGGGACAGTGCCTGTTTATCAAGCATTAGAAAGTGTTCATGGCTCTATTTCAAGGCTAACTGAGGATGATTTTTTACACATAATAGAAAAGCATTGTCAGCAAGGTGTTGATTATCAAACTATTCATGCAGGCTTATTGATTGAACATTTACCCAAAGTTAAAGGTCGGATTACGGGCATAGTTAGTCGAGGAGGGGGAATACTTGCTCAATGGATGCTTTATCACTACAAGCAAAACCCTTTGTTTACTCGTTTTGATGATATTTGTGAAATATTTAAACGATATGATTGCACTTTTTCTTTAGGAGATTCATTAAGACCTGGTTGCTTGCATGATGCCTCAGATGAAGCACAACTAGCTGAATTGAAAACCCTTGGTGAATTAACTAGACGTGCTTGGGAGCATGATGTTCAAGTTATGGTCGAAGGGCCTGGTCATGTACCTATGGATCAAATTGAATTTAATGTTAGGAAGCAAATGGAGGAGTGTTCTGAAGCTCCTTTTTATGTTCTAGGTCCATTAGTAACAGATATATCTCCAGGCTATGACCATATTTCAAGTGCCATTGGTGCGGCGATGGCAGGTTGGTATGGAACCGCGATGCTTTGTTATGTAACGCCTAAGGAGCATCTTGGTTTACCAAATCCTGAGGATGTGAGGGAAGGATTAATTGCTTATAAAATTGCTGCACATGCTGCAGATGTCGCGAGACATAGATCAGGAGCTCGTGATCGAGATGACGAACTGAGTAAGGCTAGAAAAGAATTTGACTGGAATAAACAGTTTGAATTATCTCTGGATCCAGAGAGAGCTAAGCAATATCATGACGAAACATTGCCTGAAGAAATTTTCAAGAAGGCAGAATTTTGTTCAATGTGTGGTCCTAATCATTGTCCAATGAATACAAAAATATCAGATGAAGATCTGGATAAATTGGATAATCAAATCAAGTTAAAAGGTGCAGCAGAATTAACACCTCTTAAGTTAAACAAAGAAAATTAG
- the fabF gene encoding beta-ketoacyl-ACP synthase II: MMEKLHRVVITGLGAITPIGNDLESYLEGLQNGRNGVDQITLFDASSHACRFAAEVKSFDPTGKLEPKESKRWDRFSKFGVIAAKEALRNSGLKIDDSNSARIGVIIGSGVGGLLTMETQAHVLNNKGASRVSPFTVPMMIPNMATGLAAIALGAKGPSSAVSTACAAGSNAIGDAFRLLQLGKADAMVCGGAEASITPLGVAGFASAKALSFRNEDPSTASRPFDSQRDGFVIGEGAGVLILETLDHALKRDATIHAEIIGYGTTCDAHHITSPTPGGLGGAEAMKLALNDGKINPDQVDYINAHGTSTPANDSNETSAIKTALGNHAYQVPTSSTKSMTGHLLGGSGGIEAVACVLAIKHEIIPPTINYSNPDPNCDLDYVPNKAREKRLGVVLSNSFGFGGHNVCLAFRQMI, encoded by the coding sequence ATGATGGAGAAACTCCATCGAGTTGTTATTACTGGTCTTGGAGCCATAACACCAATTGGCAACGACCTCGAAAGTTACCTCGAAGGGCTTCAAAATGGGCGCAATGGGGTAGATCAAATAACACTCTTTGATGCATCATCTCATGCATGCAGATTTGCAGCAGAGGTGAAAAGTTTTGACCCAACTGGCAAATTAGAACCAAAAGAATCCAAAAGATGGGATCGTTTCTCAAAATTTGGTGTTATCGCAGCTAAAGAAGCCCTGAGAAATTCAGGTCTAAAGATTGACGATTCAAATTCTGCAAGAATTGGAGTAATTATTGGTTCTGGAGTTGGCGGTTTGCTGACTATGGAAACTCAAGCTCATGTTTTGAACAACAAAGGAGCTAGTCGAGTTAGTCCATTTACTGTTCCCATGATGATCCCCAACATGGCTACAGGCCTTGCTGCGATTGCACTGGGTGCCAAAGGGCCAAGTTCAGCAGTTTCAACTGCTTGTGCTGCGGGATCAAATGCAATTGGTGATGCTTTTAGACTTTTGCAATTAGGTAAAGCCGACGCAATGGTTTGCGGTGGAGCGGAAGCAAGTATCACGCCTTTAGGAGTTGCAGGTTTTGCAAGTGCTAAGGCGCTATCTTTTAGAAATGAAGATCCATCTACAGCTAGTAGACCATTTGATTCTCAAAGAGATGGGTTCGTAATTGGAGAAGGAGCTGGAGTATTAATTTTAGAAACTCTTGACCATGCATTAAAAAGAGACGCAACAATACATGCAGAAATAATTGGTTATGGAACCACATGTGATGCTCATCACATCACATCTCCTACCCCAGGTGGACTAGGAGGTGCAGAAGCCATGAAACTTGCATTAAATGATGGAAAAATCAATCCTGATCAAGTCGATTACATCAATGCTCATGGAACAAGTACTCCAGCAAATGACAGTAATGAAACTTCGGCAATTAAAACTGCATTAGGGAATCATGCATACCAAGTTCCCACTAGCTCAACAAAATCAATGACTGGTCATTTATTGGGAGGTTCAGGAGGAATAGAAGCCGTTGCTTGTGTTTTAGCAATAAAACATGAAATAATTCCGCCAACAATTAACTATTCCAATCCCGACCCAAATTGTGATCTTGATTATGTTCCCAACAAAGCAAGAGAAAAGAGATTAGGCGTCGTACTATCTAACTCTTTCGGGTTTGGCGGTCACAATGTCTGTCTAGCTTTTAGACAAATGATCTAA
- a CDS encoding DUF3188 domain-containing protein, with protein MKRLGNPLISISAPLLILLAITGFLHREGKDKIQAIPALVVGGGLVVNGTVRRLRRRRMLLQEIKKDMNE; from the coding sequence ATGAAAAGACTAGGTAACCCTCTCATTTCGATTTCAGCACCTTTGCTTATTTTATTAGCAATCACAGGATTTTTACATAGAGAGGGCAAAGATAAAATTCAAGCGATACCTGCTTTAGTAGTTGGAGGTGGATTGGTTGTGAATGGAACAGTTAGAAGACTTAGAAGGAGAAGAATGTTACTTCAAGAAATCAAAAAAGATATGAATGAATAA
- the lysS gene encoding lysine--tRNA ligase, producing MSELRDTRLEKAKALQSIGKGPYGLNFRPSHTAIVLQKKYEDLPKGEENKDEVSIAGRVTSRRVMGKLAFFTLSDETGTIQLFLEKATLNQYENCPNEEKNFENLTSLVDSGDWIGVSGILRRTDRGELSIKVLEWTVLSKSLQPLPDKWHGLADVEKRYRQRYLDLIVNPNTRKTFKTRALLVSSIRRWLDEKDFLEIETPVLQSESGGADARPFITHHNTLDLPLYLRIATELHLKRLVVGGFQRVYELGRIFRNEGISTRHNPEFTSVEIYEAFADYFDMMDLTEKLLSSVCEKICGSTKIIYQQEEIDLKPPWRRATMHQLVQEFTGIDFNVFGDKVLDAKAAMLREGLQVPDKANSVGRLLNEAFEQVVEPKLVQPTFVLDYPIEISPLARKHRTKKGLVERFELFIVGRETANAFSELIDPIDQKERLLLQQEKKDAGDLEAHSIDEDFINALEVGMPPTGGLGIGIDRFVMLLTDSPSIRDVIAFPLLRPESNLKQTGK from the coding sequence TTGTCTGAATTAAGAGATACCCGCCTTGAAAAGGCAAAAGCACTTCAAAGCATTGGAAAAGGTCCTTATGGTTTGAATTTCAGACCTAGTCACACTGCCATTGTTTTACAGAAAAAATATGAGGACTTACCAAAAGGTGAAGAAAATAAAGATGAAGTTTCAATTGCTGGCCGTGTAACTTCTCGCAGAGTGATGGGAAAGCTTGCTTTTTTTACCCTTTCCGATGAAACAGGAACAATTCAACTTTTTTTAGAAAAGGCCACGTTAAATCAATATGAAAATTGCCCGAACGAAGAAAAAAATTTTGAAAATCTTACCTCCCTCGTTGACTCAGGGGATTGGATAGGTGTTAGTGGAATATTAAGAAGAACTGATAGAGGTGAACTTTCCATAAAGGTTTTAGAATGGACAGTGCTGTCTAAATCTCTTCAACCTCTACCAGACAAATGGCATGGACTTGCAGATGTAGAGAAGCGATATAGACAAAGATATTTAGATTTAATTGTTAATCCGAATACAAGAAAAACTTTTAAAACTAGGGCTTTATTGGTTAGTTCAATTCGAAGATGGCTAGATGAAAAAGACTTTCTAGAAATCGAGACACCAGTTCTACAGTCTGAGTCTGGTGGGGCTGATGCAAGGCCTTTTATTACTCATCACAACACACTTGATTTGCCTTTGTATTTGAGGATTGCAACAGAATTACATCTAAAAAGATTGGTGGTCGGAGGATTCCAAAGAGTTTATGAATTAGGAAGAATTTTTAGAAATGAGGGAATTAGCACTCGTCATAATCCAGAATTTACATCCGTGGAAATTTATGAGGCTTTTGCAGATTATTTTGACATGATGGACTTAACAGAAAAATTACTTTCTTCAGTTTGCGAAAAGATTTGTGGATCGACCAAAATTATCTATCAACAGGAAGAAATAGATCTTAAACCTCCTTGGAGAAGGGCCACTATGCACCAATTAGTTCAAGAGTTTACTGGAATTGACTTTAATGTCTTTGGAGACAAAGTTTTAGATGCTAAAGCTGCAATGCTTCGTGAAGGGCTTCAAGTGCCAGATAAGGCTAATAGTGTAGGGAGACTTTTAAATGAAGCTTTTGAGCAAGTCGTTGAGCCAAAGCTTGTCCAACCAACATTTGTTCTTGATTACCCAATTGAGATTTCTCCATTAGCTAGAAAACATAGAACTAAGAAAGGCTTGGTTGAAAGATTTGAACTTTTCATTGTGGGAAGAGAGACTGCTAATGCCTTTAGTGAATTAATCGATCCAATAGATCAAAAAGAACGTTTACTTTTGCAGCAAGAAAAAAAAGATGCAGGAGACCTTGAAGCACATAGCATAGATGAAGATTTTATTAATGCTCTTGAGGTCGGGATGCCTCCAACAGGAGGACTTGGAATAGGAATTGATAGGTTCGTCATGTTATTAACTGACAGTCCTTCAATAAGGGATGTAATAGCTTTTCCATTGCTAAGGCCAGAATCAAATTTAAAACAAACTGGAAAGTGA
- a CDS encoding amidohydrolase: MKDLGEKIHVSSKEILPDLIELRRHLHAHPELSGQEYQTAALVAGELRKSGWEVKEAVGRTGVVAEMGQKNRPVVALRVDMDALPIEERTGLDYTSSIQGLMHACGHDLHTCIGLGVAKVLANKKFTNSRIRIIFQPAEEIAKGANWMRAEKVLEDVKALFGVHVYPDLSVGKIGIKSGTFTAAAAELEIDIIGQGGHGARPHEGVDSIWVAAKVISGIQEAISRRLDALKPVVISFGKISGGNAFNVIAERVKLLGTVRCLDSNLYEQLPQWIEKIVKNIASNYGAEVHMNFKSIAPPVYNDPELTNLLSSCAKTFIDEENIVYLENPSLGAEDFAFYLQDVPGTMFRLGVAGEKGCAPLHSSYFSLDERSLELGIKILSQAIIMSTESS; the protein is encoded by the coding sequence ATGAAGGATTTAGGCGAAAAAATACATGTCTCTTCTAAAGAGATACTGCCTGATTTGATTGAATTACGGCGTCATCTTCATGCTCATCCTGAGCTAAGTGGTCAGGAATATCAAACTGCTGCTTTAGTTGCAGGGGAGCTTAGAAAATCAGGTTGGGAAGTCAAAGAAGCAGTTGGTAGGACTGGAGTAGTTGCTGAAATGGGGCAGAAAAACAGACCAGTTGTTGCCTTAAGAGTTGATATGGATGCCTTGCCAATAGAGGAGAGAACAGGTTTAGATTACACCTCTTCAATACAAGGCTTGATGCATGCATGTGGACATGATCTGCATACTTGTATCGGTTTGGGAGTGGCAAAAGTTTTAGCAAACAAAAAATTTACAAATTCAAGAATCCGAATTATTTTTCAACCTGCTGAAGAGATTGCTAAAGGAGCCAATTGGATGAGAGCTGAAAAGGTTCTTGAAGATGTAAAAGCTTTATTTGGCGTGCATGTTTATCCTGATTTGTCAGTTGGGAAAATCGGAATAAAAAGTGGTACTTTTACTGCCGCCGCTGCTGAATTGGAGATAGATATTATTGGTCAAGGAGGGCATGGAGCCAGGCCTCATGAAGGCGTTGACTCCATTTGGGTCGCTGCAAAAGTTATTAGTGGAATTCAAGAGGCTATTAGTAGACGTTTAGATGCGCTTAAACCAGTAGTTATTAGTTTTGGAAAAATTTCAGGTGGAAATGCTTTTAATGTTATTGCTGAGAGGGTAAAACTTTTAGGAACAGTAAGGTGTCTTGATAGTAATTTATATGAACAATTGCCTCAATGGATTGAGAAAATAGTAAAAAATATCGCTTCTAATTACGGAGCTGAAGTACATATGAATTTTAAGTCGATCGCACCTCCAGTCTATAACGATCCAGAGTTGACTAATTTATTATCTTCTTGTGCGAAGACCTTTATCGATGAAGAAAATATTGTTTATTTAGAAAATCCTTCATTAGGAGCTGAAGATTTTGCTTTCTATTTGCAAGATGTTCCAGGAACAATGTTTCGCTTGGGAGTGGCTGGAGAGAAAGGTTGCGCTCCATTGCATAGCAGTTATTTTTCTTTGGATGAAAGAAGCCTTGAATTAGGAATAAAAATTTTGTCTCAAGCGATAATTATGTCTACTGAAAGTTCTTAA
- the tkt gene encoding transketolase codes for MVALTNSLDTLCINSIRMLAVDAVNKSNSGHPGLPMGCAPMGYALWDKHLRHNPKNPKWFNRDRFVLSAGHGCMLLYALLHLTGYDSVTMEDIKQFRQWGAKTPGHPETFETPGVEVTAGPLGAGISNAVGLAIAEAHLSAKFNKPDSTVVDHYTYVIMGDGCNQEGIASEACSLAGHLKLGKLIALYDDNSITIDGRTDVSFTEDVLKRYEAYGWHVQEIPEGNTDVEGISKAIEKAKAITDKPSIIKITTTIGFGSPNKSDTAGVHGAALGAEEAELTRKELGWSHEPFKIPQDVYDQYRQAIERGAQLESDWNQTLADYREKYPNEASEFERMLRGELPQGWDKDLPKYTADDKGLATRKHSQICLGALGPNVPELIGGSADLTHSNYTDIKGETGSFQYESPEKRYLHFGVREHAMAAILNGIAYHDSGLIPYGGTFLVFADYMRGSMRLSALSELGVIYVLTHDSIGVGEDGPTHQPIETIPSLRAMPNMLVFRPGDGNETSGAYKVAIKNRKRPSSLCLSRQGMANQQNSSVEKVALGGYVLEDCDGNPDLILIGTGTELDLCVQAAKKLTSEGKKVRVVSMPCVELFEEQSESYKEEVLPSNIRKRLVVEAAESFGWHKYIGLDGDSVTMNSFGASAPGGICLEKFGFTVENVLEKSRNLLNK; via the coding sequence ATGGTTGCTCTGACTAATTCTCTAGACACGCTATGCATCAATAGCATCAGAATGCTCGCAGTTGACGCAGTTAATAAATCAAATAGTGGTCACCCAGGGCTTCCCATGGGGTGTGCACCTATGGGTTACGCATTATGGGACAAACATCTTCGTCATAATCCAAAAAATCCAAAATGGTTTAACCGAGACAGATTCGTTCTTTCTGCTGGACATGGGTGCATGTTGTTGTATGCCCTTTTGCATTTAACTGGCTATGACTCTGTAACGATGGAGGACATAAAACAATTTCGACAATGGGGTGCTAAAACTCCTGGTCATCCAGAAACTTTCGAGACACCAGGAGTAGAAGTAACTGCTGGACCATTGGGAGCTGGAATTTCAAATGCAGTGGGACTCGCAATAGCAGAAGCGCATTTATCAGCCAAATTCAATAAGCCTGATTCAACAGTTGTAGATCATTACACATACGTAATTATGGGTGATGGATGCAATCAAGAAGGAATAGCTTCAGAAGCCTGTTCTCTTGCTGGTCATCTAAAGCTTGGAAAATTAATCGCTCTATACGATGACAACAGCATCACAATTGATGGCAGAACAGATGTATCTTTTACAGAAGATGTATTAAAAAGATATGAAGCTTATGGTTGGCATGTTCAAGAAATACCTGAAGGAAATACAGATGTCGAAGGCATTTCTAAAGCTATAGAAAAAGCAAAAGCAATTACCGATAAGCCATCAATTATAAAAATTACTACAACCATTGGATTCGGATCTCCAAATAAAAGTGATACAGCTGGGGTACATGGAGCAGCTCTTGGAGCAGAAGAAGCAGAACTTACAAGAAAAGAACTTGGTTGGTCACATGAACCTTTTAAAATTCCTCAAGATGTATACGACCAATACCGTCAAGCTATTGAGAGAGGAGCCCAACTTGAGTCAGACTGGAATCAAACACTTGCTGATTACAGAGAAAAGTATCCTAATGAAGCATCTGAATTTGAACGAATGCTTCGAGGGGAGCTCCCTCAAGGCTGGGACAAAGATTTGCCTAAATATACAGCGGATGACAAGGGCCTTGCTACAAGAAAACATTCTCAAATATGTTTAGGTGCTTTGGGACCTAATGTTCCTGAATTAATAGGGGGTTCTGCGGATTTAACTCATTCAAATTACACAGATATCAAAGGTGAGACTGGGTCTTTTCAATATGAAAGTCCTGAAAAACGTTATTTACATTTTGGCGTAAGAGAACATGCTATGGCAGCCATCTTGAATGGTATTGCATACCACGATAGTGGTCTAATCCCATATGGTGGAACCTTTTTAGTTTTCGCTGACTACATGCGAGGTTCGATGCGTCTTTCCGCGCTAAGTGAGCTAGGTGTTATTTATGTTTTAACTCACGATTCTATAGGTGTTGGCGAGGATGGACCAACACATCAACCAATAGAAACCATTCCATCATTAAGAGCAATGCCAAATATGCTGGTTTTCCGTCCAGGAGATGGCAATGAAACTAGTGGAGCATATAAAGTTGCAATTAAAAATCGTAAAAGACCAAGTTCTTTATGCCTAAGTAGACAGGGCATGGCCAATCAGCAAAATTCATCAGTAGAAAAAGTTGCTTTAGGTGGATACGTACTTGAAGATTGCGATGGTAATCCTGATCTAATACTGATTGGTACTGGTACTGAACTTGATTTATGCGTGCAAGCAGCGAAAAAACTAACTTCAGAAGGTAAAAAAGTGCGCGTTGTTTCTATGCCATGTGTAGAACTTTTCGAAGAACAAAGCGAAAGTTATAAAGAAGAAGTTTTACCTTCTAACATCAGAAAACGCCTAGTAGTTGAAGCTGCAGAAAGCTTTGGATGGCATAAATACATTGGACTTGATGGTGACAGCGTTACTATGAATAGCTTTGGAGCATCAGCTCCAGGAGGAATATGTTTGGAGAAATTTGGATTTACAGTTGAGAACGTACTAGAAAAATCTAGAAATCTTCTCAATAAATAA
- the smpB gene encoding SsrA-binding protein SmpB — MSKKGKKKSKKNSSIDGNRRLAENRQARYEYEILETLETGLELLGTEVKSIRAGKVNLKDGFCLIKKNQIQLHNVHISPHNHAGKFFNHEPLRIKKLLAHKKEIEKLKVYIDRKGLALIPLNLYLKGSWIKLKIGVGKGRKLHDKRDREKINDSKRDAANALKRL; from the coding sequence ATGAGCAAAAAAGGAAAAAAAAAATCCAAAAAAAATTCATCAATTGATGGAAATCGTCGCTTAGCTGAAAATCGACAAGCCAGATATGAGTACGAAATCCTAGAGACACTTGAAACTGGTTTAGAGCTGCTTGGAACCGAAGTTAAATCAATTAGAGCAGGGAAAGTAAACTTAAAAGATGGTTTTTGTCTAATTAAAAAAAATCAAATTCAACTTCATAATGTACATATATCACCACATAACCATGCAGGTAAATTCTTCAACCATGAACCTCTACGTATCAAAAAACTTCTTGCACATAAAAAAGAAATCGAGAAATTAAAAGTCTATATAGATAGAAAAGGATTAGCACTAATACCCTTAAATCTTTACCTAAAAGGCTCTTGGATTAAATTAAAGATAGGGGTTGGGAAAGGCAGAAAGCTTCATGACAAAAGAGATCGAGAGAAAATAAATGACTCCAAGAGAGATGCAGCTAACGCTCTCAAACGTTTATAA
- the rpaB gene encoding response regulator transcription factor RpaB — protein MTCILVVDDEPAVLKVLVTRLNLAGYQVLSAQDGEQALEVFHKEAPDLVVLDVMLPKMDGFAVCRRIRAESCVPIIFLTALEAISERVAGLDLGADDYLAKPFSPKELEARIATILRRVGPAPTVDEPREVPSGQGVMKLGDLVVDTNRRQVSRGGERIGLTYTEFSLLELLFRDPGRVVPRAEILEQLWGYPPRRAADLRVVDVYVARLRGKLEPDPRNPELILTVRGIGYASQRMGEFPTAIAS, from the coding sequence ATGACCTGTATTTTGGTTGTAGATGATGAACCAGCAGTATTGAAAGTCTTGGTTACAAGGCTAAATCTTGCTGGCTATCAGGTTTTATCTGCACAGGATGGAGAGCAAGCACTCGAAGTTTTTCACAAAGAAGCACCAGATTTGGTTGTACTTGATGTAATGCTTCCAAAGATGGATGGCTTTGCAGTTTGTAGAAGAATAAGAGCAGAATCTTGTGTACCAATAATATTCTTGACTGCGCTTGAGGCGATTTCTGAGAGAGTTGCGGGCTTGGATTTAGGAGCAGATGATTACTTAGCTAAGCCATTTAGTCCAAAAGAGCTAGAGGCAAGAATTGCTACGATATTGAGAAGAGTTGGACCTGCGCCAACTGTTGATGAGCCTAGAGAGGTGCCATCGGGGCAAGGGGTAATGAAGCTTGGTGATCTTGTGGTAGATACCAATAGAAGGCAAGTAAGTAGAGGAGGGGAAAGAATAGGCCTAACTTACACTGAGTTTAGTTTACTTGAATTGCTTTTTCGTGACCCTGGTCGTGTAGTCCCAAGAGCAGAAATTCTTGAACAACTATGGGGGTATCCACCGAGAAGAGCGGCAGATTTAAGAGTAGTAGATGTTTATGTAGCTCGTTTAAGAGGCAAACTGGAACCAGATCCAAGAAATCCAGAGCTAATTTTAACCGTTAGGGGTATTGGCTATGCTTCTCAAAGAATGGGAGAATTTCCTACTGCTATTGCCAGTTAG
- the ruvB gene encoding Holliday junction branch migration DNA helicase RuvB, with product MAIVSSTTNDSSLPNDKREERLVGSSLLKEEKKFSKLDSFRPKYFKDFIGQTELKKVLSISVKAALSRGEALDHLMLYGPPGLGKTTMALVIAEELGVKARVTSAPALERPRDIVGLLINLKPRELIFVDEIHRLNRISQELLYPAMEDRRLDLTVGKGASSRMRSIEIPPFTLVGATTKPAALSSPMRDRFGITQRLDFYNYFDLENIIKRSSSLMNLSITEDASKQLARRSRGTPRIANRLIRRVRDFAEVYSSSNLIDVKVVNDSLDLYRVDQRGLDATDRSYLGLLVNDYGGGPVGVETLAAALREDVTTLETVVEPYLMQIGFLQRTSRGRVVTPAAEKHYLLTSSKKIDK from the coding sequence ATGGCAATTGTGTCTTCAACTACTAATGATTCTTCTCTTCCTAATGATAAGAGAGAAGAAAGATTGGTTGGTTCAAGTCTTTTAAAGGAGGAGAAAAAATTCTCGAAGCTAGATTCATTCAGACCTAAATATTTTAAAGATTTTATCGGACAAACAGAATTGAAGAAAGTTCTTAGTATTTCAGTCAAAGCAGCATTATCTAGAGGAGAAGCACTTGATCATTTGATGCTCTATGGACCACCTGGGCTTGGGAAAACTACTATGGCTTTAGTTATTGCTGAGGAATTAGGGGTCAAAGCTAGGGTTACAAGTGCACCTGCATTGGAAAGACCACGTGACATTGTTGGATTATTGATAAATTTGAAACCGCGTGAATTAATTTTTGTTGATGAGATTCATAGACTTAATCGAATTTCACAGGAACTTTTGTATCCAGCGATGGAAGATAGAAGGTTGGATCTAACAGTAGGTAAAGGTGCTTCTTCGAGAATGAGATCGATCGAAATTCCTCCCTTCACCTTGGTTGGTGCTACTACTAAGCCAGCTGCTTTGAGTTCTCCAATGCGAGATCGCTTTGGGATTACACAAAGATTAGATTTTTATAACTATTTCGATCTAGAAAATATTATTAAAAGATCTTCAAGTTTGATGAATTTATCAATTACAGAAGATGCATCTAAGCAATTGGCTAGAAGGAGTAGAGGAACACCCAGAATTGCTAATAGACTTATAAGACGAGTTAGAGATTTTGCAGAAGTTTATTCTTCCTCAAACTTAATTGATGTAAAAGTTGTGAACGATTCACTTGATTTGTATCGCGTAGATCAAAGAGGATTAGATGCTACTGATAGATCTTATCTGGGCCTATTAGTGAATGACTATGGAGGAGGACCAGTAGGAGTTGAAACTTTAGCAGCTGCGCTTAGGGAAGATGTAACTACTCTTGAAACTGTCGTTGAGCCATACTTAATGCAAATTGGCTTTTTACAAAGAACCTCTAGAGGCAGGGTCGTTACTCCTGCAGCTGAAAAACATTACTTGTTAACTTCATCCAAAAAGATAGATAAATGA